The Hoplias malabaricus isolate fHopMal1 chromosome X2, fHopMal1.hap1, whole genome shotgun sequence genomic interval ATATTGGAAGAAGTATATAAACTACCTTAGCTGTTGCAAAAACCTCTGTTTATGTTTTGCATGATACTTTTTATAcatcaatataaaaaaattgtaCATCAGTATTGGAATGTTTCTGTTTATCTTCATTattgatgtttttcttttttccccttccatttacacagtttgaatTGTGAGTTCATGTAGAATCaagaaatataaattattaaatactgcttggaaaggttttcttttttgtattaACTTAAATTGAAACTCAGAAAGGTTTTTCATTTTTGCTGAAAAGTGACCTTTTTGGAGATATTAGTTTATTAGTAACTGTTCAACAGCGATGTAATAAAATTCACTTTACACATGTTTGATTTGTGCCAAGAATAATCACAATTTTTAAGTTAAATTTTATTATACTTCTCCATAAAACCAGTCTATAATTGTTTACATTCTGGTTCATATCTCAGCAGAGGGCTCTATGGAGGCAGACagtataaacagagagaaagcaaaCAGTTTTAAAAGCCCAAGGACCCAAGACCTGACTGCGAAGCTGCGGCGAGCTGTGGAAAAGGGGGACGAGACTGCCTTTAGTGAACTGGTGTGGAGTAACCCTCGCTACCTTATTGGCTCTGGGGACAATCCCACCGTGGTGCAGGTAAATACAGAACACCAGAGTGTAACATTCAGAGGCTCAGCGTTTCTGGCCTCATGAAGTAAGTTTGTGCTGTTTTAGCTGAGCCTTACTTTTGTACTTTCATGATTTATTCCATTATCGTGGACCTGGTTCTTCTTCAGTTTCCACTACTTCCTCTTActtgttgttctctggtcagatTACAGCTGGTCCATGTTTAGGTTTCACAGCATTCTGTttgttaattaaaacattaacactGCCATACCATGCATACTGTATTAATGTATGCACTTTCAAAGGTGGTGCACTATGTTTAGTACTGTAGGGTGTACAGGGTGGTGTGGTATGGTTATTTGTGTCATATGGGGTATGGCTTCACAACTGTGAATGTTGCTTTTTCTTATAATGCAATCTGAgatatggccaaatgtttgtacaCATCACTTGCTCGCACaaggtttcttctgaaatgaagggtattaatcaggagtttgttccactttgctgcagtacattttgtttagtttttctggaaaggctttacaaTAGATATTGGTATATTGCAGTGAACATTTGCATTTGCATTCTAACATGAGAggattactgaggtcaggtgctgatatTGGTTGACTGGTTCTGGCATTAATCAATATTAAACTGAAGTCTGTCTGTCAAGAGAACATGGTTCTACAAGGAATATCTACAATTATGTGTCCAAAATGAATGAAGCTCGAAGTAGTTGAATTCACTTGTTATTTTATCGTGTATGTTGTAGGAGGGCTGTCGGTATAATGTGATGCATGTCGCAGCGAAGGAGAATCAGGCTGGAATTGCTCAGTTACTGTTAGACATTCTGGAGAACCCGGAGTTCATGCGTCTAATGTATCCAGATGACCAAGACAGCATGTTGCACAAACGCATTCAATACATCACTGACCTGTACCTCAACACTCCGGATAAAGCTgtgagttacacacacacacacacacacacacacacacacacacacactaggggtgggcgatatggccctaaaataatatcacaatattttaggTTATTTTCACAATAATGATATCCTTGTGATAtgacaaaacaatgaaaaatatttgtattaatttgaagaacacactattccaacaaaaaagttatattaattatattaaatatatgtaatatatattaaaattattaaatggttttatttattaaaaagttttattttattacaaatgtaatttcaatccttCACAACCACTTTCCAacatatttcactgtgcctTAACGACTCATGTGAAGAACATATGCCATATTATGGCTAACTGCATGACATGGTTAGGTAAACGTTTGAATATTGTGAtattgacattttaaaatcattttaaaattatggcAATATTATTGGGAACGATaagatatggcacagccctaacacacacacacacacacacacacacacacacacacacacacagacgttgTGGCTTAAAGCAGGTGTGTATGCATTTAGAGATTTGTGGCCCTCTTTGATGGAAACATGCAGCTGCAAAAACAAAGCCTTATAAACAGTTTTATcctattttaaaatatagtttaTTAATGCTTTGAGATTTacgctaatatatatatatatatatatatatatatatatatatatatatatatatatatatatatatatatacacaaacaaaaaaccacAGTGTTCATGTTTTGGGCATTTATACTTATATACAATAAACATTTCTAGAGtagttattattgtttttgtttactggTGTTTTCAGAGCTTTGAGACTCCTCTCCACTTTGCCTGTAAATTTGGTTGTGCTATGGTGGTGAATGTTCTGTGCTCACATCCAGATATTGACAAAAACAGCAAGAACAAATACGACCAGAGGCCTGCTGATGTAAGTTACCCACAAACATTTGTCCTTGTTCTATAGGTGTTATTACAACTAGTGTATAGAGGGCATGACCACATTTACTTTTAATGGAAAATAATGCAGAAGAGTTACAAATtgtatacatatttttatatttaaattgtacACGACTTACTGCTGGTGAATAGCTGCATCTTTAAATGCTTCCTTTGTTTTACCCATCATGCTTTTCTGGCTCCAGGttatttgtgaaagaatgaagGACAAAAGTAAAATCCAGGAGGTGAAGCAGAAGATCAGCGAGTATTTAGAAGGTTATTGAACAGTCATTTCCTGGTCATTAACAGTATTGagaattgaatgaatgaaaatgtttcaTGAGCCATTTCTGAATGTTTGTAGACCGTTTTTATGTGCCCCTCCTTCGAGCCTGTGATAACTCCTCACAGCCTGTGATTGCTGCTCCCTGGTCACCTGAGCTGATGGAAAATCGGTCACCACAGTTACCCCGAAGCCCCAGGGACCCTGTAATGACTGTAAGGGCCTTTGCCGGCCCTTTAAGTCCTTCTAAAGTGAGTTTAGCCAGGGAACATAAATGATATATATACAGTTCTGTTAAGTCGACATCACAAACTATGCCGACTAAGCATTAGACATGTTGTTACTATACTGTTAAAaactatattattaaaaaaatgtacacagttaagtacatttaaatttattcaATAATATAGAAATGcataatatgaaatatatacaaTTTTCATGATAATAAAATATCCCCAAAGCATAAAAATAGCTTGGATTGCAATTTTAGTATCATCTCTTACCACACATTcttgttttgaatgtttttgcAAGGGTTGAAATCTGACTACAGATGTTATATTGGTTTTGGGGGGATCCTCTCATCTTaattattgatatttttgtGTTCTGAAAGGCGGATGAGTTTCGTCGAGTGTGGAAAACACCCCCTAGAGAACGAGCAGGACACTTCcaccacattttaaaatcagatcCGGACCGCGGAGCGGAGAGAGTTGGGAGGTAAACATAGTTTATGTTGATAGCATTCATATACTGAGACCCTTGGTGATATTCAGCCAAaaatatgtcctctttaaacTCCTGAAGTCCTGAGGGAGTTGAACATCTATCAGCACATAGATCATCTATCTAGTAAGTATTAAAACCTCCAGCCTCTATCAGCACAGGAACTGTCATGTGTACCATTCTGTTCTTCTCCTTTTTGGATTATTTTGTATGAAAGAAatgttaaatatgaaaataacacattttaatgcatcTGCACATGACTGTTGCCTACCAACTACCACACttggaaataaaacaacccagtctGTTTTTTGTGGGTTGGCAAAGTCAAAAAATGGGATAAAATTTGCCATTCTGACTTTAGAATTGACAAGCCCCTCATCAGATTATCTCCAGTCACGGCACTGGACCCCAATAAAGTGCAAATGTGGATGAAAGAAACACAATGAGCATGGGGCAATAATAGTACTGAGCGAAAACTGGAAAAGTGGCGAAAGAGAACCAagctaaaaacaacaaaatggctaaaaacaacAGTTTCTTCTCATATACTCCtcaaattatttttgaaaaaacatatttttggtgtgtctttgtgtttgtttcagagaCCTGGCTCGAGAGCTGGGTCACCCCTGGGCGGAGTACTGGGATTTTCTGGACAGTTTTGTGGACCTAGCATCAGCAGAGGGACTCGGCAGATTGGAGGAGTTTTTGagtaagaaaaacactgatcgTGCTCATGATGAGGCCGGAGAGAACGAAACCAGCAACAAGTTCCGAACTCCATCTCCAGGTAACAGCTCAAATAAGCTTAGTGTACTTAAGGTTGGTTATGTTTTCAGGCTTTTGTTTGTGGCAAAACACAGTTGTGTATAGTTCTGGTTTAATGTATAATCTAGGTGGGCTTTTGACCGCTCTGGTGGGAGATTGGCATTAGACATGAGTTTACGCTCATGTACATCTGGTCGAGTCTCTCCAACTTTATAATATGTATTTTCAGAGTGTCTGCATatttgaacatctgtgtctTTTGAAACAGATGAACTTACTCATTATATATAATTCTAATAGCATAGGTACTAAATTCTGGGCTAAATTACTTTGTGAAACTTTCCTAGGGAAGCCGAAGAAGTTCAGCAACTCTGTGTCCGTGGGGGCATTCCTTGATGAGGGTGGGGATATCTCTCTAGAGGAGATAAAGAACCGCCAGAACGCAGCACTCACCAGCTGCTCCATGGACGTCCAGCGtggggcagcggtgggtcctgAGTTCCACATCTTGCCAGTGTCCCACGGTGCCACCCTCATTGAGCATGAGCTGCTGATGTCCGACAGGACGCTGAATGGTCAGATGGGTGGAGCGCAGACCTGTGACGGCTGCGAGGAATCAAAGCGAAGCTCTGCTTCCAGCCTGCCGTCTCCCATCTCCAACTTGATGGAGGAGTTTGAGCGGATGTCCCTGAGGGACGAGGATGAGAACAGAGGCACAAGGGAGCGTCGCAGGAGCGGAGGGAGACGCTCAAGAGATGTTTCTGATATTGTTCCGATATTGCGCCTCAGCCCAGGCCCTAGGGATGAAGGAGGAGTGTTTATCGAAGGAGAAAGGGGTGTGGCAGAGAGGGTGGGGAGGACCGAGCTCTCCAGCGAGAGCTCGGAGGAATATTTCCTGGCGGAGGAGAGTTTGGAGGGAGGGCGGACTTGCTCCCGCTCCAGGTCGTGGGATCAATGTAGCTCTGTCTCCTCTGCCTCATACAAATCACTTGAGCACTCCAACGAGCTCATCCTGACCACGCCTCCACGAGCAAAGAGGTTCCTATTCATTGATGGGTAAGTCCCCCACAAGGGGCTGCTAATACACtctaataaacaacaaatgagCTCAGTCCCAATGAGGGGTTTGCGATATGACAATATCAGCTCATGAAGGATAAGAATATGTCTATgatacaccatcacagggagatcATTGGATTATGCTAATGCACATACAGTCCGCTGCAGTTCTTATAAGTTGTTTACATACTGCgtacatattacacatcagtcaAATGGGCAGACTCTCGGGACACTGATAATGTAAGTCACTactctaaaatgtatgactactgaattaaaaccaaaagaaTTTATATTCCATACATGAGATCTTTTCCtcgaaaaaaaacaaaactgcgGTGCCACGAAGCTCGAAGAGCCCACaagtgtttcacacacacacacacaaagcataccAGCGCTTATGCAGGTTGTTACTTTCAAAACAAGACCAAATATGAGTCTTTCCGTCAATCCACTTgttagtaatcctcatgtttctGTAAAGATGACttgcaaaaagaaagaaaaacaaccactcaaaataaagaacaataaattaaaaataggcCAATGAGGGGGGCTCAACCAAGGAGGCGGGGAAGCAACCCTGCTTCAGCAGACATGCATCGCGAGAGACGATGCAGACAGTTTTATATGGCAGCagcaatcaaaataaacaacaatcaaaacaataaatatgttttcaaaGTTTAGATCCCTTTCACTGTCTGTCCTTTCCCTACTGAGACCATTTAGAGGGGCTTGAGGGTGGCAGCCTCACTCTACAGCCAATTGGGGAAAGCTCTCTCCTTCCAACGCTTCCGGCCTTAAAGGGGAAGAGTACTGAGTTAGAAAcatatggagtcaaaaaagggtcaaaaagattttgagtttgtaaaacaatactcacaaatgtaacggactttgtaactgcgtttgagcaactacatacacgtaaaactaaaatccacaaatgtattggaatgcacaaatgtataaaaaaaaacaacaacaataataataatttaaattcacaaatatgacaaaaaaaatccatttgtaaattaaatgtcatgaatgtgtgaatcaatACCTTCTCAAAtgacttaaaatgtgcaagagcaaacctttttaaggttccaaatgtgaccgtgggagtttttgaatgaggtggaaaaaatccacacattcgctTCAAGGTCAGCAGGGCGGCTCTGAACTCGGCCACAGCGTCCCCCGCTCATGACCTATTCCTGATCTAAACGTGTAGAAACGCAGCgtttcactggaaagaaccaaggttccaagaatcaggaacagaaccggttcaagaaccggAGTTCTTTTGGTTGAAAAGTGCTATggctgacagcaacaaatcagtgttttgattagttaaacaaacctcgcgacatgattggtccagctaaagctttcctattggtccatcaattggccgtcaaaacagggtcttaaatccacaactgcaaaaagagatttgcgcacgcagcagagaaggcgaatgtgtggatttttttccacctcattcaaaaacacccacggtcacatttggaaccttaaaaaggtttgctcttgcacattttaagccgtttgagaaggtactgattcatacattcacaatatttgatttacaaatgcaaatctttctTTCGTATTTGTGatttaaagttattattattgttgttgttgttttaaatttgttcattccaatacatttgtggattttagttttacgtgtatgtagttgctgaAA includes:
- the LOC136677439 gene encoding ankyrin repeat and LEM domain-containing protein 2-like isoform X2; translation: MDAALSRLRALSADELREEIIKANLNWGPITATTRAIFERKLARVLLETTAVAQTDGDLASVAQSDGVTMEMDGAQSMAASEEGDVGYDLGLNPPEEEPLSKKITPFSTQPDTHTPPKTPQISPTLFFGVCPLWEDTLARNERAHVYTDKKEALQAVKLMKGARFKAFSIREDAEKFAKGLCDYYPSPSKSVPCVSPVKTGLGFSKEGSMEADSINREKANSFKSPRTQDLTAKLRRAVEKGDETAFSELVWSNPRYLIGSGDNPTVVQEGCRYNVMHVAAKENQAGIAQLLLDILENPEFMRLMYPDDQDSMLHKRIQYITDLYLNTPDKASFETPLHFACKFGCAMVVNVLCSHPDIDKNSKNKYDQRPADVICERMKDKSKIQEVKQKISEYLEDRFYVPLLRACDNSSQPVIAAPWSPELMENRSPQLPRSPRDPVMTVRAFAGPLSPSKADEFRRVWKTPPRERAGHFHHILKSDPDRGAERVGRDLARELGHPWAEYWDFLDSFVDLASAEGLGRLEEFLSKKNTDRAHDEAGENETSNKFRTPSPGKPKKFSNSVSVGAFLDEGGDISLEEIKNRQNAALTSCSMDVQRGAAVGPEFHILPVSHGATLIEHELLMSDRTLNGQMGGAQTCDGCEESKRSSASSLPSPISNLMEEFERMSLRDEDENRGTRERRRSGGRRSRDVSDIVPILRLSPGPRDEGGVFIEGERGVAERVGRTELSSESSEEYFLAEESLEGGRTCSRSRSWDQCSSVSSASYKSLEHSNELILTTPPRAKRFLFIDGDSPTKLDKEVLSAVEGVEIDPVKYPSIHKWKNTILSYSCAVRQSWPTPAGLKSHRMKNVTPGSPVSSLVSPAGRYSPARHTHSPDYCSSGRYSPAHASYSPAHTSYSPASYIQRIRLKHFGDSPI
- the LOC136677439 gene encoding ankyrin repeat and LEM domain-containing protein 2-like isoform X1; the protein is MDAALSRLRALSADELREEIIKANLNWGPITATTRAIFERKLARVLLETTAVAQTDGDLASVAQSDGVTMEMDGAQSMAASEEGDVGYDLGLNPPEEEPLSKKITPFSTQPDTHTPPKTPQISPTLFFGVCPLWEDTLARNERAHVYTDKKEALQAVKLMKGARFKAFSIREDAEKFAKGLCDYYPSPSKSVPCVSPVKTGLGFSKAEGSMEADSINREKANSFKSPRTQDLTAKLRRAVEKGDETAFSELVWSNPRYLIGSGDNPTVVQEGCRYNVMHVAAKENQAGIAQLLLDILENPEFMRLMYPDDQDSMLHKRIQYITDLYLNTPDKASFETPLHFACKFGCAMVVNVLCSHPDIDKNSKNKYDQRPADVICERMKDKSKIQEVKQKISEYLEDRFYVPLLRACDNSSQPVIAAPWSPELMENRSPQLPRSPRDPVMTVRAFAGPLSPSKADEFRRVWKTPPRERAGHFHHILKSDPDRGAERVGRDLARELGHPWAEYWDFLDSFVDLASAEGLGRLEEFLSKKNTDRAHDEAGENETSNKFRTPSPGKPKKFSNSVSVGAFLDEGGDISLEEIKNRQNAALTSCSMDVQRGAAVGPEFHILPVSHGATLIEHELLMSDRTLNGQMGGAQTCDGCEESKRSSASSLPSPISNLMEEFERMSLRDEDENRGTRERRRSGGRRSRDVSDIVPILRLSPGPRDEGGVFIEGERGVAERVGRTELSSESSEEYFLAEESLEGGRTCSRSRSWDQCSSVSSASYKSLEHSNELILTTPPRAKRFLFIDGDSPTKLDKEVLSAVEGVEIDPVKYPSIHKWKNTILSYSCAVRQSWPTPAGLKSHRMKNVTPGSPVSSLVSPAGRYSPARHTHSPDYCSSGRYSPAHASYSPAHTSYSPASYIQRIRLKHFGDSPI